AAATTTTGAAATCGTCTCGGCATCCAGTCCTCGCCCCTCAATGTATTTTCGCGCATGATCCCCACACCGCTCTAGTAAGCTTTGTTGAAAAAACTTACATGCCAGATCCATTACTTCATGTAACCCTGACCGCATGTCGCTTCTGGCCCGCTCAGCAGCCGTCGCCCGAGGAACTTCTAGCCCGGCATCTCTAGCGAGCTTTTCAACAGCCTCCGGAAAGCTCAGTCCTTCCACAGCCATGACAAAAGAAAAAATATCTCCATGCTTTCCGCTAGAGAAACAATGATAAAAACCCTTCTCATCATTAACGGTAAAAGAAGGCGTTTTTTCATTGTTAAAAGGGCTTAATCCAATGAACTCGCGACCTTGCTTTTTTAGATTTACCCGCTTGCCACAAATCTCTGAAACCAGTAACCGGGTCCTAATTTCGTCAAGAAAATTTGGTGGGAAGTTCATATATAGATACCAATGTGATACAGGCTAATCTGCCCCATTGTTGGTTTAAACCGAGATAATTTTGCAAGCCTACTCCCACGACGATCAATTCTGCAACCACTAAGCCAAGCTTTGCTTGACCATTGCGCTTGCCTTGCTGAAATCCATCCTACCAGCATAACGTTGGCGGAGAGCAGACATCACTGAGCCCATTTCCTTAAGACCCGAAGCATTGAGTTCCTCTACCATCTGAACGACTGCGGATTTTATTTCTATTTCATCCATTTGTTCTGGCATAAAGGATTTGATAATCTCAATTTCTTGCAATTCACGTGCTGCAAGTTCCGGGCGATTACCTTTCTTATACAAAGCACTGCTATCATGCCGCTGCTTTACCATTGTTTGCAATAGCTGAAGTATCGAATCATCGCCAACACCATCCGCATTGCCCTTGGAACGCGCGGCGATATCTCGGTCTTTTAAGGCCGCTAAGATCAATCGAATTGTCGAAATAGCACAGGTTTCTTGTGATTTAATAGCTTTTTTCAACGACTCGTTGAGCTCTTCGCGCAACATACTATTTACCCTCCCAATTTTATTCCTAAAACCGTAACTAATCTAATTTACTAGTGCAACCTTTTGAAAATAAATAACACGCTGATAAATAGGCACTTTTATATTTTCTCACTTTTACAAGGTCGATTGATCACTTTTGGGGTTTATGTTTTTTTCACACATGTTGATTTTTTAAGTCATAGTGAGGTAGGTCCCTGTCCTATAGCTGTAAGAAATTTGTGGCGCCTGCCCTTTAAAGAGAAAATCCCATATGGCCGTTGCATTAAAGTCTTCGTATATCCCGCCGCCCCAGGCAACGGGGGCTCTAGTTCTATCGGATGGGTCAGTAATGTGGGGGCTCGGAGCTGGAGCGCAGGGAGAGGCACTAGGCGAGATATGCTTCAACACATCGATGACTGGGTATCAAGAAATCATGACCGACCCCTCTTACGCGGGTCAGTTAATCTGTTTCACGTTCCCCCATATCGGCAATGTTGGAACCAACAATGAAGATCTCGAGTCGTTAACGCCGGCTGCACAAGGCTGCATAATTAAGGCAGACATCACTGAACCTTCGAATTGGCGTTCAACCCAAAACTTAAGCGAATGGATGAAAATTCATAAGTTAGTGGCTCTGACTGGCCTCGATACTAGAAAGCTTACCAGATATATTAGGGATAAGGGAGCTACCAACGGTCTACTAATACATTCCAAAAAGAGACGTTTTGATATTTGCAACGCAATAGAAAAAGCGGCGTCCTTTGAAGGTCTCAAAGGCATGGACCTCGCGAAAGAAGTCAGTTGCAAAAATAGTTACGAGTGGCATGAAGGCTTTTGGTCGCCAGTGAAGGATAAAACTACGCCCCCCCCCTCTCAGCATCATGTAGTTGCAATCGATTACGGTGCAAAACACAATATTCTTCGGTGCCTCGCTCAATTCCGATGCAAAATTACCGTTGTACCGGCGACGACAGATGCAACAACTATTCTGGATCTAAAGCCGGATGGTGTTTTTCTTTCAAATGGCCCGGGGGACCCTGCAGCAACAGGGGTTTATGCCGAACCTACCATTAAAAAATTGCTTTATGCAGAAAAACCATTGTTCGGTATCTGCCTAGGGCATCAGCTTCTTGCACGTGCATTAGGAGCTAATACAGAAAAAATGCATCACGGCCATCGAGGCGCAAATCATCCGGTTAAAAATATCACAAATGGCAGAGTTGAAATAACCAGCCAAAACCATGGATTTGTAGTCTTAAAAGATTCACTTCCGGATGAAGTTTCAGTGAGTCATGTATCATTATTCGACAACAGCCTCGAAGGCATACAACTCAAAAACAGACCCGTATTTTCGGTGCAATACCACCCCGAAGCATCCCCGGGGCCACAAGACAGCCACTACCTATTTCAAAGTTTCATTCAAAACATAGAGAAAGCGTCCAAAATCCGTGCCTAAACGTACTGATCTCAAGTCAATCTGCATCATCGGGGCTGGACCAATCGTCATTGGGCAAGCTTGTGAGTTTGACTATTCGGGGACACAAGCGTGCAAAGCATTAAGAGACGAGGGATACCGTGTAATTCTAATAAACTCTAATCCTGCCACGATTATGACTGACCCCGAAACAGCCGATGCTACTTACGTTGAACCAATCACACCCAAAACTGTCGCAAAAGTCCTTGAACGTGAGAAACCAGACGCTGTCCTACCAACGATGGGAGGACAGACAGCACTCAACACCGCACTCGACCTTTTCCATGACGGCACTTTAAAACGACTTGATGTGGAATTGATAGGAGCAAGAGCCGACGTAATAGCTAAAGCTGAAGATCGCAAATTATTTCGAGAAGCAATGACAAAAATTGGACTCCAAACACCACGAAGTGCGCTGGTAAATAATTTGGGGGACGCTTGTGAAGCAATGAAAGAGATAGGATTGCCCGCTATTCTGCGTCCCTCTTTTACGCTCGGTGGTACAGGTGGCGGAATTGCATACAATCGTCAACAATATATGGAGTTGTTGGAAACAGGTCTGCGCGCATCTCCTACCTCTGAAGTATTGGTGGAAGAGTCTGTGCTCGGTTGGAAAGAATTTGAGATGGAGGTGGTTCGAGATAATCTAGATAATTGTATTATAATCTGCTCTATCGAAAACATTGATCCAATGGGAATTCATACTGGAGATTCAATTACTGTCGCGCCAGCCCTTACACTCAGCGATAAAGAATATCAAATCTTGCGTGACGCTTCGATTGCGTGCCTTCGAGAAATAGGTGTTGACACCGGCGGGTCTAACGTGCAGTTCGCGATCAATCCAA
The DNA window shown above is from Pseudomonadota bacterium and carries:
- the carA gene encoding glutamine-hydrolyzing carbamoyl-phosphate synthase small subunit, which translates into the protein MAVALKSSYIPPPQATGALVLSDGSVMWGLGAGAQGEALGEICFNTSMTGYQEIMTDPSYAGQLICFTFPHIGNVGTNNEDLESLTPAAQGCIIKADITEPSNWRSTQNLSEWMKIHKLVALTGLDTRKLTRYIRDKGATNGLLIHSKKRRFDICNAIEKAASFEGLKGMDLAKEVSCKNSYEWHEGFWSPVKDKTTPPPSQHHVVAIDYGAKHNILRCLAQFRCKITVVPATTDATTILDLKPDGVFLSNGPGDPAATGVYAEPTIKKLLYAEKPLFGICLGHQLLARALGANTEKMHHGHRGANHPVKNITNGRVEITSQNHGFVVLKDSLPDEVSVSHVSLFDNSLEGIQLKNRPVFSVQYHPEASPGPQDSHYLFQSFIQNIEKASKIRA
- a CDS encoding GatB/YqeY domain-containing protein, coding for MLREELNESLKKAIKSQETCAISTIRLILAALKDRDIAARSKGNADGVGDDSILQLLQTMVKQRHDSSALYKKGNRPELAARELQEIEIIKSFMPEQMDEIEIKSAVVQMVEELNASGLKEMGSVMSALRQRYAGRMDFSKASAMVKQSLA